One window of Papaver somniferum cultivar HN1 chromosome 9, ASM357369v1, whole genome shotgun sequence genomic DNA carries:
- the LOC113309276 gene encoding cytochrome P450 86B1-like produces the protein MDSHDSKIIEKCTESYNLVLVFCLILFTVWYYMHCKKQVIVRWPVLGMLPWIIINAHRIHDWTVDISKIFGGTVIERGPFFGRLEIVYTCDPRNAKYILATNYYNFNDRQDYRDAFDILGDGLLTATSNFWTAQRRAARMTFTSKIVRNIIFHKGTKVTQHALLPLLSHLSKESSGVDLQDVLMSFPPNELAEAMDNASEAILFRHVLPISWWKLSRRLKIGSNEKKLEAAGKIIDRNIAEYIKVKREEMVAKGSKADKYEENDLLEVYMSIKDGEKDELMLAKMLTDKFFRDTCITFLIAARDTTASTLSWFFWMILKNPSVEAKILEELELIISKKNTMEKNPVIFDADDQTGMVYLHAALCESLRLYPAVPLLRKTSTSDDVFPDGTVIWPGMTVIISCYAMGRMEWVWGEDCLEFKPERWISEDGKLNPEALSKLVSFSLGPRNCVGKDMAFVLMKLVASAVIYNYHVEVLEGQNIVPTPAITLKMMNGLMVRVRGRVFP, from the exons ATGGATTCCCACGACTCTAAGATTATCGAGAAATGCACAGAATCTTACAACTTAGTACTAGTGTTTTGCTTGATTTTGTTCACTGTATGGTACTACATGCATTGCAAGAAACAAGTTATCGTCCGATGGCCTGTTCTTGGTATGCTCCCGTGGATCATCATAAACGCACACCGCATCCATGATTGGACCGTCGATATCTCGAAAATCTTTGGTGGCACCGTTATCGAAAGAGGACCTTTTTTCGGGCGACTGGAGATTGTATACACATGCGACCCTCGTAATGCTAAGTATATACTTGCTACCAATTACTACAACTTTAACGACAGACAAGACTACAGGGATGCATTCGATATCTTAGGTGACGGACTCCTCACCGCTACCTCCAATTTCTGGACGGCACAAAGAAGGGCTGCACGTATGACGTTTACCTCGAAGATAGTCCGGAATATCATCTTTCATAAAGGAACGAAGGTCACTCAACATGCGCTCCTCCCTCTTTTATCACATCTCTCTAAAGAATCATCGGGTGTGGATTTACAAGATGTGCTTATGAG TTTTCCTCCAAATGAGCTTGCAGAAGCCATGGACAACGCATCGGAGGCTATACTCTTTAGGCATGTACTACCAATTTCATGGTGGAAGTTGTCTAGACGTTTGAAGATCGGTAGCAACGAGAAGAAGTTGGAGGCAGCAGGAAAGATTATAGATCGTAACATAGCAGAGTACATTAAAGTTAAAAGAGAAGAAATGGTGGCTAAAGGATCAAAAGCAGATAAATATGAAGAAAATGATCTGCTAGAAGTATACATGAGTATTAAAGATGGTGAAAAGGATGAACTGATGCTAGCAAAGATGCTCACTGACAAGTTCTTTAGAGACACTTGCATTACTTTCCTCATCGCTGCACGAGATACAACGGCGTCAACTCTCTCTTGGTTCTTCTGGATGATTTTAAAAAACCCATCTGTAGAGGCAAAGATACTAGAAGAACTTGAACTTATCATATCAAAGAAGAATACAATGGAGAAGAACCCAGTAATCTTTGATGCAGATGACCAAACGGGGATGGTGTATCTTCATGCAGCCCTGTGTGAATCACTAAGACTGTACCCTGCGGTTCCTCTCCTCCGAAAAACTTCCACAAGTGATGATGTATTTCCAGATGGAACAGTCATATGGCCAGGAATGACTGTTATAATCTCTTGCTACGCCATGGGAAGGATGGAATGGGTATGGGGGGAAGATTGTTTAGAATTCAAGCCGGAGAGATGGATCAGTGAAGATGGGAAGTTAAATCCTGAAGCATTGTCTAAGTTGGTGTCATTCAGCCTAGGTCCAAGAAATTGTGTTGGGAAAGACATGGCTTTTGTGTTGATGAAATTGGTAGCTTCAGCTGTGATCTATAACTACCATGTTGAAGTGTTAGAGGGTCAGAATATTGTGCCGACACCAGCAATAACTTTGAAAATGATGAACGGGTTAATGGTTAGGGTAAGGGGAAGGGTGTTTCCATAA
- the LOC113313065 gene encoding conglutin beta 5-like yields the protein MAKVVSRAENVIAARRNRRIARSRGGEIGETSTMGERIHQAQHVQPQIQCVQEGNDVNRNIYDEVSVDTTDTDTVEENGESTPEQGPILENEENMTIGEFSQRIVEERRRENRNEQGSEYEGRMAGLRERRGRPHRNRHRRTERVEKNNEVEDLTSDDTRRERRRQRREDAEEREFQEALCRSRQEHRAREASLNRPMQQEEDQRINRTILRELEVMR from the exons ATGGCAAAAGTAGTATCCAGAGCGGAGAATGTAATAGCAGCAAGAAGAAACAGACGGATTGCGAGAAGCAGAGGAGGAGAAATTGGTGAAACATCAACCATGGGCGAAAGGATTCACCAAGCTCAACACGTCCAGCCACAGATCCAATGTGTGCAGGAAGGAAATGATGTTAACAGAAACATTTATGATGAGGTAAGTGTGGATACCACGGATACAGATACGGTGGAGGAAAACGGAGAAAGCACTCCTGAGCAAGGACCAATCctagaaaatgaagaaaatatgacTATTGGGGAATTTAGTCAAAGGATAGTCGAGGAAAGGCGAAG GGAAAACCGTAATGAACAAGGGAGCGAATATGAGGGCAGAATGGCAGGACTAAGAGAAAGAAGAGGGAGACCACATCGAAATCGACATCGCCGCACTGAGAGAGTCGAAAAAAACAACGAAGTGGAGGATTTAACAAGTGATGACACAAGGAGAGAGAGACGTAGACAAAGAAGAGAAGATGCAGAAGAGCGAGAATTTCAGGAAGCACTATGCCGGAGTAGACAGGAACACAGGGCAAGAGAGGCGAGTCTTAATAGACCAATGCAGCAGGAGGAAGACCAAAGAATCAACCGAACAATACTAAGAGAGTTAGAGGTAATGCGGTGA